AAGTAACCTCGCCCTGTAGGAGCTGCCGCAGGCTGCGATATTTTGATTTCGCTTCTACAAATCAAGATCAAAAGATCGCAGCCTGCGGCAACTCCTAAAGGACCGCGTTAAACCTTTGGTAGTGCGTCGTGGTCACTGGAAGAACACTTCCAGAGCGCACAACGCCGGCATGGGAACAACCACCGACTTCGCCAAACGCTGGTTCGCTACTCGCGACTGGAAGCCATTCACCTTTCAGCAACAGGTGTGGTCGGCGGTCAAACAAGGGCAGTCCGGGCTGTTGCACGCCAGCACCGGCGCCGGCAAAACTTACGCAGTCTGGTTCGGCGCACTCAATCGCTTCGCCCACTCTTCACCTGCGGTGCAAACACCCCGTAAACGCAAAGCCGTGGCCGAACCCTTGACCGTGTTGTGGATAACCCCAATGCGCGCCTTGGCCGCCGACACCGCCCGCGCACTGGAAGCGCCGCTGCACGACTTGCAAATTCCGTGGAGCATCGGCCTGCGTACCGGCGACACCAGCAGCAGCGAACGCGCTCGCCAGAGCCGGCGTCTGCCGACCACGCTTATCACTACGCCGGAAAGCCTGACCCTGATGCTCGCCCGTGCCGACGCACAAACCGCACTCGCGACCTTGCGCATGGTAGTGGTTGATGAATGGCATGAACTACTCGGCAACAAACGTGGTGTGCAATTGCAACTGGCCCTCGCTCGCTTGCGCCGCTGGCATCCCGAACTGATCGTCTGGGGCGTTTCCGCGACGCTGGGTAATCAATCTCACGCCGAGCGGGTACTCATCCCACAAGGTGGCGGCATCAGTGTTCAGGTGCAAATCACCAAAGAGCTACGGGTCGATACGCTGCTTCCGCCCACCATCGAACGTTTTCCCTGGGCCGGGCACATCGGCCTGAAGATGTTGCCGCAGGTCGTCCTGGAGATTGAGTCCAGCGCCAGCAGCCTGGTGTTCACCAACACCCGCGCGCAATCGGAAATCTGGTATCAGGCCCTGCTCGAGGCCCGTCCGGACTGGGCCGGGTTGATCGCGCTGCATCACAGTTCGTTGTCCCGCGACACCCGTGACTGGGTCGAACGCGCGCTCAAGGAAGGCCAACTCAAAGCGGTGGTCTGCACCTCCAGCCTGGACCTGGGCGTGGACTTCCTGCCAGTGGAACGGGTGCTGCAAATCGGCTCGGCCAAAGGCGTAGCGCGGCTGATGCAACGCGCGGGCCGCTCCGGTCATGCACCGGGGCGTGTGTCACGAGTGACACTGGTGCCGACCCACAGCCTTGAATTGATCGAAGCCGCAGCGGCACAGGACGCGGTGGCGCAACGTCGCATCGAACCCCGGGAGTCTCCCCACAAGCCACTCGATGTGCTGGTGCAACACGTGGTCAGCATGGCGCTGGGTGGTGGATTTCAGCCTGATGAACTGTACGAAGAAGTGCGCGGAGCCTGGGCCTATCGCGACCTTGGCCCGGCGGAATGGGTTTGGGCGCTGGCTTTCGTACGCCACGGTGGGCTTTCTCTGACTGCCTATCCGGATTATCGGCGTGTCGAACCCGATGAAACCGGCGTGTGGCGCGTACCGGATGCGCGCCTGGCCCGTCGGCATCGCATGAGCATCGGCACCATCGTCAGCGACGCGAGCATCCAGTTGAAGTTCTGGAGCAAGGGCGGTGGCGGCAAACAACTGGGCAGCGTCGAAGAAGGCTTTATCGCGCGCCTCAAACCGGGTGATGGCTTCCTGTTCGCCGGCCGCTTGCTGGAATTGGTACGGGTGGAAAACATGACCGCCTACGTAAAGCGCAGCACCGTGAAAAAAGCTGCGGTACCACGCTGGAATGGCGGGCGCATGCCACTGTCCAGCGAGCTGGCCAATGCCGTGGTCGCGCGGTTCAGTGCGGCGGCCCGAGGCCAGTTCATGGGGCCGGAAATGCAGGCGTTGCGGCCGCTGCTGGAGCTGCAGCAAAAGTGGTCGGGCCTGCCAACCGAAAACAGTCTGCTGGCCGAAACGCTGAAATCCCGCGAAGGCTGGCACCTCTTCCTCTATCCCTTTGCCGGACGTCAGGTGCATCTGGGGCTGGCGAGCTTGCTGGCGTGGCGAGTCAGCCAGCGGCAGTCGGTGACCTTCTCGATCGCAGTCAATGATTACGGGCTGGAGTTGCTGAGCGCGACGCCTGTGGATTGGCACGTGCAGTTGAACGCGGACCTGTTTAATCAGGATCAGTTGTTGGTTGATGTGCTCGCCAGCCTGAACGCAGGGGAACTGGCCCTACGCCGCTTTCGGGAGATCGCGCGAATTGCCGGACTGGTTTTCGCCGGATACCCGGGCGCACCGAAAAGCACGCGTCAGGTTCAGGCCTCGAGTGGTCTGTTTTTTGAAGTATTCAAACAGTACGACGCCAGGAATTTGCTGTTGGCTCAGGCTGGGGAAGAAGTCCTACGTGAAGAATTAGATATTCGTCGCCTGGAGCAGACACTTGAGCGGATCAATCGCTTGCAACTCGATCTGCATACGATCAAGCGCCCTACGCCACTCGGGTTTCCCTTGCTGGTGGAACGCATGCGCGAAAGCATGAGTTCGGAAAAACTCGCGGATCGAATCAGGCGGATGGTGGGCGATCTGGAGAAAACGGCAGAACGGGTTAAAGCCAGATGAGTACGTCCTATCCCGTAAGACTGGCCGGAGAAGAGCTCTGGTTGTTGCCGGAGAAAGCCATTTACTGGCCGTCACAACAAGCGCTGTTGGTCGCCGACGTGCACTTCGGCAAGGCAGCCGCGTATCGCAGCCTGGGCCAGCCGGTCCCCCAAGGTACGACTGCTGAAAATATCGCCGTACTGGACGCAATACTGGAGGGGCTGCCCTGTCGGCAGCTGATATTCCTTGGCGACTTTCTCCACGGGCCCGGTTCCCATGCTATTGCCACACTGAAGTCGCTGGCCGAATGGCGAACGCGGCACAGTGAGTTGCCGATGACCCTGATCCGCGGCAACCATGACAAGCGCGCCGGCGACCCGCCTGATTCGCTGAACATTCGCGTCGTGACGGAACCATTGCTATTCGGGCCCTTCGCCCTGCAACACGAACCCGGCCCGTATCCGAATCGGCATGTACTGGCCGGTCATGTGCATCCGGTCTATAGGCTGAACGGTCGAGGCCGGCAAAGTTTGCGACTGCCGTGCTTCAGACTCGGGGAAGACGTGAGTCTGCTACCCGCCTTCGGCGCATTTACTGGGGGTTATCAAGTCCGTCGAGACGATGACTGTAGGATCTTTGTCATCGGTGACAACGAAATATGGCCAGTCAGCTGAAGTCTTCAAGGACGTCAGCTGACTGACCATTCAATTTCTACGCTGGAATCAGGCCACAGGTGCAGGCGGCGGCTCATCCGGCAGTGTGGGCTCACCGGGTTCGGTAGGTTGTTCGTTGGGAGTATCGGGATCAGGTTGACCGGGGATGCCCCCTGCCATGCTGATCGGCGGGTGTGCCAACAAGGACCAGGCCAGGACGCCAACCTGATTGGGCTCGAGCCTTGCCAGTTCGGCACTTATTCGCGGGTCGATCTTCATAAAGCACTCCTGAGCGATGGCCCGATCCGCCTTGCGCGAATCGGAGCAGTACACTCCATAGAGTGTACGCTCGCTCAAGAATTCCCCCGTTTCGTCAGACGGCTGACTCAGGTCCGCGGCAGAGTCACTCCACGTTGACCCTGATACTTGCCGCCACGGTCCTTGTAGGAGACTTCACACTCTTCGTCGGACTCGAGGAACAGCATCTGCGCCACGCCTTCGTTGGCGTAGATTTTCGCCGGCAAATTGGTGGTGTTGGAGAATTCCAGGGTCACGTGACCTTCCCACTCCGGCTCGAGCGGCGTCACGTTGACGATAATACCGCAGCGTGCGTAGGTGCTTTTACCCAGGCAAATGGTCAACACGTTACGCGGGATGCGGAAATATTCGACGGTGCTGGCCAGCGCGAAGGAATTCGGCGGAATGATGCACACGTCGCTGTGGATGTCGACGAAACTCCCGGCATCGAAATTCTTCGGGTCGACGATTGCCGAATTGATGTTGGTGAACACCTTGAAATGATTGGTGCAACGCACATCGTAGCCGTAGCTCGACACACCGTAGGAGATCACACGGCTGTCATCGCTGCCGCGCACCTGGCGCTCGACGAAGGGCTCGATCATGCCGTGTTCCTGCGCCATGCGGCGAATCCACTTGTCCGATTTGATGCTCATGGCGGGTGTCCTGAATAGCGAGGTCGAAAAATTCTGTCCGGCATCTTACCGGGCGCGCCGCCGGGTTCAAAGTCCGCGCTGCAATTCTCGGCGAACAGGCGGGAATTACTGGCGCTGGCGACGAACCGTCACACCGTCGATCCTTAAAATAGAGAAACCTTCGCAAGAACCATTGGCACGTTCCGGAAAAAGGGTTAAGGTGGCGTCACTGTGCTGCTTGTGTCACTGAGAATCTCTACACGATATGTTGAATTTCGATCCAACCATCTACAAGAATTTTTCCTGCTCTTTGCACTCAGTCTCGGCCAGGGTTCTTCCTGAGTCGCAGTTATCTTTGTTCAAGGAGTTACACCATGTCTAATCGCCAAACCGGTACCGTTAAGTGGTTCAACGATGAAAAAGGCTTCGGCTTCATCACTCCACAATCCGGTGACGACCTGTTCGTTCACTTCAAAGCTATCCAATCCGACGGCTTCAAAAGCCTGAAAGAAGGCCAACAGGTTTCTTTCATCGCTACCCGCGGTCAGAAAGGCATGCAAGCTGAAGAAGTTCAAGTTATCTAACTTGTACTTGCTTTAGTAAAAAGCCCCGCTCTCAACAGCGGGGCTTTTTTGTGCCTGCAGGTTTTTCGCGGCACAAAAAGATCGCAGCCTTCGGCAGCTCCTACAGCGGATTGATATACACCTGTAGGAGCTGCCGAAGGCTGCGATCTTTTTGCGTCTTACCAGGTTACGCCAAACCCGGCCGTGTACCGAGTCTTGTCCAGATCAGCATCGTTGGTCCCGTCGATAATGTCTCGCTCAGCCTTGAGGTTAAGCGAAGCCCAGTCCGTCACCTTGTAGCGCAGCCCTATCTCTGAATCCAACGCATATTCGGCCACGCCCGACAACGGCTTGCCGATCTCGCCATTGGTGAAGAACTCCACTTTCTTGCCAATCAGGTAACGGTTGTAGTCCCACTTCATCGCCACGGAATAGAAATTTTCCTTACTGCCATCGGCGAATTCATAATCCGTGCGGTTGACCAGCGAACCGAGTGAGAACGCACCCAGTTCATCATCCCAGAATTGATAACCAGGGCCGGTACCGACCGTACGCTGACGAGAAAGGTCTTCGACCTTGTCGCGCTTGTAGACGAGACGTCCTTGCCAGAACCATTTCTCTGTCAGGAAGCGGTCGAGGGAATACTCAGCCCGCCAGTTATCAGTAGTGACCACGTCATCCTGGAATTCGCGGTTGTACTCGCCCTCTGCAATGTGTCGCCACCGGCCATGACGCGCCGTGGTCTTGAAGTCGATGTCGTAATCGTCGGTGTCTTTGTCAGCGCGCTGATAATCCAACGCCGCATCGATATTGCCTTTCCACACCAGATCCTCGACCACCGGCTTGGGCTTGAGGATCTGTTGAACACTCGCCAGTTCTACAGTCTTGGGCGCTTCACCGTTTTCCAGGGTGACCTTGCCATCCTCTGCCGCGTGGAGCGACTTGGCCTTCTCACCTGTGTAGGCGTCCTGCTTGACCAACAACTCCTGATCACTTTCCAGGGTCTTGACCTGTTTCCAGTCGATCGGCACCGCACCGGCATATTCGGTCTGGACCAGCAACTTGCCACCATCGAACAGGATGATCTTGCCACTCAGCTTGTCACCGTTCTTTAACCAGACGGTATCTGCGAGCAAGGGAGTGGAGGCACTGATGACAGCGAGGCACAGCAAAGTTCTGGACAACATAAGCAAATACAGGCTCAGGTTCGCGAAAAAAAGTCGGCATTATTCGTAGGAATAAGACCCTAGCAAGGACTGACACGACTATTTCTATTGAGTTCATTTCTCAACTGGCGATCCAGGATTTACTCTACAAGCGGGAACGCGAATTTCATCAGGAAGCCAGGACGTGACTGCCCCAACCACCGAACCCCACAGCGCCGCACAAATCCGACGCACGGCGCTCTACTCGACTCTCGCGCAAGTGCCCGAGGGCAAAGTGGTCAGTTATGGTCAATTGGCCGAGTTGGCCGGGCTGGGACGTGCCGCCCGCTGGGTCGGACGCACCCTGAGTCAATTGCCCCCTGACAGCAAATTACCCTGGCACCGGGTACTCGGTGCTGGCGGTCGTATCAGCTTGCCCGTGGGCAGCGCATCCGGCGACGAACAACGCTCGCGTTTACGCATGGAGGGCATCAGTATCCTGAATAATCGTGTTGATATTCAGCGCCATGGCTGGCGCCCGGTAGAGCACAGCGGTTAGAGTGCGCGCTTTGTTTCCGTATTTCTTGAGGCAGACTCCAGCCCATGCCCCGTAAAACCTGGCGCGCCGCGCTCGCCGCTTATGCCAGCCCTTCGACGCTTGTACTGTTGCTGCTTGGTTTCGCCGCCGGCTTGCCCTACATGCTGGTGTTCTCGACACTCTCAGTCTGGCTGCGTGAAGCCGGCGTGGCTCGCGAAACGATTGGATACGCTAGCCTGATCGGTCTGGCTTACGCCTTCAAATGGGTCTGGTCACCGCTTCTCGACCAATGGCGCCTGCCGTTGCTCGGCAAGCTTGGTCGACGACGGTCCTGGCTGGTCCTGTCTCAGGCTTTGGTAATCCTCGGCCTGATTGGCATGGGTTTCTGTGACCCGCAAAAGCATTTGTCCTGGCTTATCGCTATCGCGGTCGTCGTCGCATTCGCCTCGGCGACGCAAGACATTGCGGTAGACGCCTATCGCCTGGAGATTGCCGAAGACAGTCGCCAGGCCGCCCTGGCCGCCAGTTACATGTCCGGCTATCGGATCGCGGCCCTGCTGGCGACGGCCGGGGCGCTGTTCTTCGCCGAAGGCTTCGGCTCCACCGGTTTCAACTACCAGCATTCAGCCTGGGCCGGCACCTACCTGCTCTTCGGTGTCCTGATGGTCCCGGCGCTACTGACTTCCCTGTTCATGCGCGAACCGCCAGTGCCACTGCGTACGCAACTGCAGGCCGGGCGCTACAGCTTCGCCCATCAATTGGCTTCGGTGTTCGTCCTGATCGTGCTTCTGGTGTCCGTCCCGGCGATGTTCACTCAGCTCTACAACACTGATTTTGCCAGCGTGTTGTTCGAGGGCGTGAGCCTGCTCGACCTGCTGCTCCAGGACCGTGCGTTCCTGCGGGCAATTCTCTACACCACCCTCACCGCCCTGTGCCTTTCGGCCATGGGTCGCCGCGGCCTGGCACCGGTGCTTACACCGGTCAACGACTTCATCCTGCGTTACCGCTGGCAAGCGCTGCTGTTGCTCGGGCTGATCGCCACCTATCGGATGTCCGATACCGTCATGGGTGTGATGGCCAACGTGTTCTACATCGACATGGGTTTCACCAAGGATCAGATTGCCAGCGTCAGCAAGATTTTCGGCCTGATCATGACCCTGGTGGGCGCCGGCATGGGCGGCCTGCTGATCGTGCGCTTTGGCATCCTGCCGATCCTGTTCATTGGCGGCGCCGCGTCGGCGGGCACGAATATCCTGTTCCTGATGCTCGCCGACATGGGCGCCAACCTGAACATGCTGATCGTGACCATCTCCCTGGACAACTTCAGCTCGGGCCTGGCGACCTCGGCGTTCGTCGCCTACCTGTCGAGCCTGACCAATCTCAAGTTCTCCGCCACCCAATACGCCCTCCTCAGCTCGATCATGCTCCTGCTGCCACGCCTGATCGGCGGCTACTCCGGGGTCATGGTGGAGAAATTCGGTTACCACAACTTCTTCCTGATCACCGCCCTGCTGGGCGTTCCGACACTGCTGTTGATCGCCCTGCACTGGTTCCAGGAGAACCGCCGCGCAGGTCCGACCCCCACGCCGGAACCGATCCCGACACAGGTTGTGGAAGAGTCGTAGGAATCATCTGTAGGAAACATTGCAGAGGGCGGTGAGATACCTGCCCTCCCGCCACAACGCCGACCGCACGCCTGTACGCCAGCAGATCTCGCCCGTACAATGCTCCGTCATTTCTCGTCATCAGCAATCGATAACGGCCAACCATGCGCACCAGTCAATTTTTGCTCGCCACACAGAAAGAAACGCCTTCCGACGCGGTCGTGATCAGCCATCAGCTGATGCTGCGCGCCGGCATGATCCGCAAACTCGCCTCGGGCCTGTACACCTGGCTGCCGATGGGCTTGCGAGTGATGCGCAAGGTCGAAGCCGTCGTTCGCGAAGAAATGAACGCCGCCGGCTCGCTTGAAGTGTTGATGCCGAGCACTCAACCGGCTGAACTGTGGCAGGAATCCGGTCGCTGGGAAGAGTACGGCCCGGAATTGCTGCGTTTCAAAGATCGCCACGGTCGTGATTTCTGTGCCGGCCCGACCCACGAAGAAGTCATCACCGATCTGATGCGCAACGAGTTGAGCAGCTACAAGCAGCTGCCGATCAACCTGTACCAGATCCAGACCAAATTCCGTGACGAAATCCGCCCACGCTTCGGTTTGATGCGCGGCCGTGAATTCATCATGAAGGACGCCTATTCGTTCCACGCCGACCAGCCTTCGCTGCAGGTCACCTACGACCGCATGCATCAGGCGTATTGCAACGTGTTCACTCGTCTGGGCCTGAAGTTCCGTCCGGTTGAGGCCGACAACGGCTCCATCGGTGGCGCCGGCTCCCACGAATTCCACGTACTGGCCGAATCCGGCGAAGACGATATCGTCTTCAGCAATGGTTCCGACTACGCGGCGAATATCGAGAAAGCCGAGGCCGTGCCACGGGAGACTTCCCGTCCAGCACCGACCGAAGAGCTGCGACTGGTCGACACCCCGAACGCCAAGACCATTGCGCAACTGGTCGAAGGCTTCAACCTGCCGATCGAAAAGACCATCAAGACCCTGATCGTGCGCGCCGAGGAAGAAGGCAAGCTGATTGCCCTGATCATCCGTGGCGACCACGAACTCAACGAAATCAAGGCTGCCAACCAGCCAGGCGTGGCCAGTCCGCTGGTCATGGCCAGCGATGCCGAGCTGCGTGACGCCATTGGCGCCGGCGCCGGCTCCCTGGGCCCGCTGAACCTGCCGCTGCCAATCATCATCGACCGCTCCGTCGAATTGATGAGCGACTTCGGCATCGGTGCCAACATCGACGACAAGCACTACTTCGGCGTGAACTGGGAACGTGATCTGCCGGTTCCGACCGTGGCTGACCTGCGCAACGTGGTTTCCGGCGACCCAAGTCCGGACGGCAAAGGCACCCTGGAAATCAAGCGCGGCATCGAAGTCGGGCACATCTTCCAGCTTGGCAACAAATACAGCAAGGCGATGAAGTGCGAAGTGCTAGGCGAGAACGGCAAGCCGGTCACCCTGGAAATGGGCTGCTACGGCATCGGCGTCTCCCGCGTGGTAGCGGCGGCCATCGAGCAGAACAACGACGAAAAAGGGATCATCTGGAGCGACACCCTGGCGCCATTCCAGATCGCCCTGGTGCCGTTGCGCTACGAGACCGAGCAGGTTCGCGAAGCCACTGACAAGCTGTATGCAGAACTGACTGCTGCCGGCTTCGAAGTGCTTCTGGACGACCGCGACAAGAAAACCAGCCCGGGCATCAAGTTCGCGGACATGGAGCTGATCGGCATTCCTCACCGGATCGTGGTCAGTGACCGCGGCCTCGCCGAAGGCAACCTGGAATACAAGAGCCGTACCGAAGCCGAGCCGCAAGCGCTGCCGGTCGCTGACGTACTGTCTTTCCTGCAGGCCCGTATCCGCCGCTGAAACCAGATAGAGACGTCATGTTCAAGCGAAACACCTTAGGCCTCGGTGGTGCCGCCCTGTGCGGCGCCCTGTTGGTCAGCGGCTGTGCCAATCACATGTCACAACGCAGCGAGCACGAGGAACGTGTCGAGCGCAAACTGCTCGATCATAGCCTGCAGATCGATGTCGGCGAGCCCAAGGTGCTTGAGCTGCCGCAACGGCGGGTGAAAATTCACGAGCAGAAGACTTTCGAAGTCACCGAGTTCGAGGTCACGCGCCATTACGATCGCTACACGCCTTACCAACCCTGGCGGGAGGTCTACGAGATCCCGTTGGGCGCGGTGGCGGTGGTCGGTGGTGTCGGCGCGAACGTGGTCAACGTGTTTGCCCTCGGCAATCTGCCGGATAGCGTGACCAAGGACTGGTTCAGCTACGGTTTCGCCGGGCTCAACCCGTTCATGAACGTTCAGTCCAACGGTCGTGCGCAACAGAACCTGGCGGGTATCGACGAGGTGCAGCTCGATAAGCGCACGGAGTACTCGAGCCTGCCGTGGAGCGAACGTCCGGTCGAGGTCAAGGCCGGCAAGGAAACCTTCGAGCTGAGCACCGACAAGAACGGCGTACTGCGCTTGAATCTGCTGGACAGCCCGTTCGCCGAACATGATCTCAACCACCTGGGCAAGCTGCAGATCAGCGTTGCGGATGCCAAGGGCGACGTGCACAGCGACTCGACCCTGGCGCTGAGCAACAACCTGCGCGGCAAACTGCTCGAAGCACATGGACTCATTTACGACGACCTGGAAGACGATGAAGTGAGCCAGTGGGTGCACCGGGTCAAACGTCTGTCGGATTTGGGTCTGGAAGAAGAAGCCAGCGAGCTGGAACAAAGCCTGATCGAACTGACCCGCAACGATCCTGAACTGCAGACCGAGTTTCTGAAGTCGCTGACCAAGGATGCCGGGCGGTTGGTGGCGGACCCGGGAGCGAATTAAGGCCCGTTAAAAAATCGCAGTCTTCGGCAGCTCCTACATGGATATGCATTCCACTGTAGGAGCTGCCGCAGGCTGCGATCTTTTGCATTCAAACGCTACCTCTCAAACAACTCCATCTGCTCAAACCCGCCTCGCAAATCCTCCAGCCTCACCCCCACCCCCAACAACCGCACCGGTTTGCCGCCACGATTGAAAGCCTGGGTCAGCAACAACTGATAACTGCCCAGATCCCGCCCTGCCCCCGCCTGTTCCAGCGTGGTCTGGGTGAAATCATGGAATTTCACTTTGACGAACGGCTTGCCCGGGCGATAGCTGCTGTCGATTCGCTCCATGCGGGTCTTTAGGGTTTCCAGCAGTTCCGGCAACTTGTCCAGGCAACTGCGCAGATCCGGCAGGTCAACGTCGTAGGTATTTTCGACACTGATCGACTGCCGACGACTGTCGTTATGCACCAGGCGATCATCGATCCCACGGGCCAGGCTCCAAAGTCGTTCGCCAAAGCTGCCGAACTCGCGCACCAACGCCAACTTGTCCCACTCACGCAGCTGCGAACAATCGCCGATGCCGAGCTTGCCCAGTTTGTCAGCAGTGACTTTGCCGACCCCGTGCAACTTGCTCACCGGCAAACCGCTGACAAAGTCCTCAACTTTATCCGGGGTAATGACGAACAAGCCGTTGGGCTTTTTCCAGTCGCTGGCAATCTTGGCGAGAAACTTGTTTGGCGCTACGCCCGCCGAGACGGTGATGTGCAGTTGATTGGAGACCCGTCGGCGGATGTCCTGGGCAATGCGCGTGGCACTACCGCCGAAATGTGTGCTGTCTGACACGTCGAGGTAAGCCTCATCCAGGGAAAGCGGTTCAATGATGTCGGTGTAATCGCGAAAGATCGTGTGAATTTCCCTGGACGCCTCTCGGTAAGCGTCCATGCGCGGTTTGACGATGGTCAGGTCTGGGCACAGCTTCAACGCATGCCCCGACGCCATAGCCGAACGCACGCCATAAGCCCGCGCCTCATAATTGCAGGTAGCAATCACCCCACGACGATCCGCCGAACCGCCCACCGCCAGCGGTTTACCGGCCAGGCGCGGGTCGTCACGCATCTCGATGGCGGCGTAGAAGCAGTCACAATCGACGTGGATGATTTTTCGCTGGGTCATATCAACGCGGTACTGGAGGAAAAGGCGATACGCCGTGTCGGACAAGCAGTATCTCACTGACACCTGTATATAGCACCAGTGCTCTGAATGTTCTTTTCCTGCTGTAGGAAAAAGCTCGATGAATTTAATTTCTCAATCAAGATGATCCTCCCAATAGAGGCGAAAGCCTTGCCACGCCTGCCTCTCCGGGCGACCAACCGGCCATTTAGCGAGCTAAGCAATTGAACAGAAACAGGTTTTATCGAAATTGAAGGTTGACAGCCCAGCGTATCTCTATAGAATGCCGACACACAGACGCGGGATGGAGCAGTCTGGTAGCTCGTCGGGCTCATAACCCGAAGGTCGTCGGTTCAAATCCGGCTCCCGCAACCAAACATCAAAAAAGGCTACTCGAAAGAGTGGCCTTTTTTGTGCGTGCCTGTTTTGTAGTGCGCGAATGAGAAATCGTTCTAATTCCAAAACTTACTTCACCCCTGCGACCGTTTGCCGCTGTTGTACGTTTATTTGACCAGACTCAGGATTAACGGTTGACACCCCGGCGTATCTCTATAGAATGCCGCCACACAGACGCGGGATGGAGCAGTCTGGTAGCTCGTCGGGCTCATAACCCGAAGGTCGTCGGTTCAAATCCGGCTCCCGCAACCAAACATCAAAAAAGGCTACTCGAAAGAGTGGCCTTTTTTGTATCTGCTGAAAAAGTCCTTTCGCAACAATGATCTGTCACTGTGTAGTGAGCCGTCCGAGGTCACCCAATGCACCGAGTTCAGACTATGCTCAATCGCAGACTTGGCCCTCTACGACTGACGATGTGCCGTCGCCCAGACTCGGTGATAGGCGTTAATATTTGTGATTATTTTTTTCTACAGGGATTGGTAACTTGGCTGGATACCCCCATCCTGTCGCGCACAATCCAAGAGGTGATTGATGCGCGCCAACTCGTCTGACCCACAAGACACCGTCACAGCGACACAGCCAATCAAGGCGGAGCGCCTGCGCGTGCTGGATCTCATCAGCAAATATCGCCAGCCCATCGGTCTGGGCGTCACTCTGTTGCTGTTCACGATCGCATTGATTGCCTGCCGTCACTTGCTGAGCGAACTTGATCTTGATGCTCTGCACGACTCGATTCTTGACGTGCCGAAACCGGCACTGCTCGGCGCACTGGGCGCGACGGTGGTGGGCTTCATCATCTTGCTGGGTTACGAATGGTCGGCCAGCCGCTATGCCGGTGTGAACCTGGCGCCGCGAACACTGGCACTGGGCGGTTTTACTGCCTTCGCGATTGGCAATGCCATCGGCCTTTCGATGTTGTCCGGCGGATCGGTGCGCTACCGCTTATATGCACGTCATGGCGTGGGGGCTGCCGAGGTCGCCCGCATGACGTTGTTTGCCAGCCTCTCGCTCGGCTGTGCCCTGCCGCCGCTCGCTGCGCTGGCGACCCTCAGCGACCTGCCTGCGGCGTCTACTGCGTTGGGGCTATCCGAAACCTTGCTGGGGATTATCGCTGCCGGCGTGCTGCTGCTGTTTACAGTTCTGGCCGTCGGCATCTACCGTCGGCGCCTGCCGGAACAACCCTTGGTAGACAACCTGCTGGTCAAGGTCGGCCGCCGCACCTTGCGCCTGCCGGGTAGTCGCCTGACTTTCC
The Pseudomonas sp. MYb327 DNA segment above includes these coding regions:
- a CDS encoding AmpG family muropeptide MFS transporter, encoding MPRKTWRAALAAYASPSTLVLLLLGFAAGLPYMLVFSTLSVWLREAGVARETIGYASLIGLAYAFKWVWSPLLDQWRLPLLGKLGRRRSWLVLSQALVILGLIGMGFCDPQKHLSWLIAIAVVVAFASATQDIAVDAYRLEIAEDSRQAALAASYMSGYRIAALLATAGALFFAEGFGSTGFNYQHSAWAGTYLLFGVLMVPALLTSLFMREPPVPLRTQLQAGRYSFAHQLASVFVLIVLLVSVPAMFTQLYNTDFASVLFEGVSLLDLLLQDRAFLRAILYTTLTALCLSAMGRRGLAPVLTPVNDFILRYRWQALLLLGLIATYRMSDTVMGVMANVFYIDMGFTKDQIASVSKIFGLIMTLVGAGMGGLLIVRFGILPILFIGGAASAGTNILFLMLADMGANLNMLIVTISLDNFSSGLATSAFVAYLSSLTNLKFSATQYALLSSIMLLLPRLIGGYSGVMVEKFGYHNFFLITALLGVPTLLLIALHWFQENRRAGPTPTPEPIPTQVVEES
- the dinB gene encoding DNA polymerase IV, encoding MTQRKIIHVDCDCFYAAIEMRDDPRLAGKPLAVGGSADRRGVIATCNYEARAYGVRSAMASGHALKLCPDLTIVKPRMDAYREASREIHTIFRDYTDIIEPLSLDEAYLDVSDSTHFGGSATRIAQDIRRRVSNQLHITVSAGVAPNKFLAKIASDWKKPNGLFVITPDKVEDFVSGLPVSKLHGVGKVTADKLGKLGIGDCSQLREWDKLALVREFGSFGERLWSLARGIDDRLVHNDSRRQSISVENTYDVDLPDLRSCLDKLPELLETLKTRMERIDSSYRPGKPFVKVKFHDFTQTTLEQAGAGRDLGSYQLLLTQAFNRGGKPVRLLGVGVRLEDLRGGFEQMELFER
- a CDS encoding proline--tRNA ligase; this translates as MRTSQFLLATQKETPSDAVVISHQLMLRAGMIRKLASGLYTWLPMGLRVMRKVEAVVREEMNAAGSLEVLMPSTQPAELWQESGRWEEYGPELLRFKDRHGRDFCAGPTHEEVITDLMRNELSSYKQLPINLYQIQTKFRDEIRPRFGLMRGREFIMKDAYSFHADQPSLQVTYDRMHQAYCNVFTRLGLKFRPVEADNGSIGGAGSHEFHVLAESGEDDIVFSNGSDYAANIEKAEAVPRETSRPAPTEELRLVDTPNAKTIAQLVEGFNLPIEKTIKTLIVRAEEEGKLIALIIRGDHELNEIKAANQPGVASPLVMASDAELRDAIGAGAGSLGPLNLPLPIIIDRSVELMSDFGIGANIDDKHYFGVNWERDLPVPTVADLRNVVSGDPSPDGKGTLEIKRGIEVGHIFQLGNKYSKAMKCEVLGENGKPVTLEMGCYGIGVSRVVAAAIEQNNDEKGIIWSDTLAPFQIALVPLRYETEQVREATDKLYAELTAAGFEVLLDDRDKKTSPGIKFADMELIGIPHRIVVSDRGLAEGNLEYKSRTEAEPQALPVADVLSFLQARIRR